From a single Agrobacterium tumefaciens genomic region:
- the folK gene encoding 2-amino-4-hydroxy-6-hydroxymethyldihydropteridine diphosphokinase, translating to MTVAALGLGGNIGDPAAAMAKALHELDRHENCRLLAVSGLYRTPPWGKTDQADFFNCCALVETSLTAPALLQLCLDIERGMKRVRTERWGPRTIDIDVLTYGNEVIVTESIEVPHPRMTERAFVLMPLAEIAPDIEVRGKPVREWLQQADRSGIVRTNEKREWWTLPLGND from the coding sequence ATGACCGTCGCCGCATTGGGTCTCGGCGGCAATATCGGCGATCCCGCCGCCGCGATGGCCAAGGCCTTGCACGAATTGGATAGGCATGAAAATTGCCGCCTGTTGGCCGTCTCCGGCCTTTATCGCACGCCTCCCTGGGGCAAGACGGATCAGGCTGATTTCTTCAATTGCTGTGCGCTGGTCGAAACCTCGCTTACGGCGCCCGCGCTGCTGCAACTATGCCTCGATATTGAAAGGGGCATGAAGCGGGTGCGCACGGAGCGCTGGGGGCCGCGTACCATCGATATCGACGTGCTGACCTATGGCAATGAGGTTATCGTAACGGAAAGCATCGAAGTGCCGCATCCGCGTATGACGGAGCGCGCTTTCGTGCTGATGCCGCTCGCCGAGATCGCTCCGGATATCGAGGTCCGGGGAAAGCCGGTGCGGGAATGGCTTCAGCAGGCGGATAGAAGCGGTATTGTCCGCACAAATGAAAAGCGGGAGTGGTGGACACTCCCGCTCGGTAATGACTGA
- a CDS encoding YcjF family protein produces the protein MKAPTPTDSQARRPAAFTLKTEETARPSSAQKRAPRSFDTEISLTTDEDDPFLAPEEIDAAALPVASPKKNRFSFGKLALGALGVLFSLAFGLWADQLIRNLFSRSDWLGYTASIALIVALFAVLVLVGREVFGIMRLNAVQSLKADAETASLDKSPKPARAVITRLNAVLSHRAETAKGRAALKDTENDVIDGPHLIELAERELLAPLDRQARALILNSSKRVSVVTAVSPRAIVDLAYVLFEVTRLVRAMAELYGGRPGTLGMLRLLRDVVAHLAVTGSIAVGDGLAQQVLGHGLASKLSARLGEGVINGLMTARIGIAAMDLCRPLPFRAVKRPGIGDFMSDLTPDLSGGKSGEKA, from the coding sequence ATGAAGGCTCCCACACCCACCGATTCGCAGGCCCGCCGTCCGGCGGCTTTCACGTTAAAGACAGAGGAGACGGCACGGCCGTCGTCCGCGCAGAAACGCGCGCCGCGCAGCTTCGATACCGAGATTTCATTGACGACTGACGAAGACGATCCGTTTCTGGCACCGGAGGAGATCGATGCCGCCGCCTTGCCGGTGGCCTCGCCGAAGAAAAACCGCTTCTCTTTCGGCAAGCTCGCGCTTGGCGCGCTTGGCGTCTTGTTCTCGCTCGCATTCGGCCTTTGGGCGGATCAGCTTATCCGCAACCTGTTTTCCCGCTCCGACTGGCTGGGTTATACGGCGAGCATCGCCCTTATCGTCGCGCTTTTCGCCGTTCTCGTCCTCGTCGGGCGCGAAGTCTTCGGTATCATGCGGCTCAATGCCGTGCAGTCGCTCAAGGCCGATGCGGAGACGGCGAGCCTCGACAAGAGCCCGAAACCTGCCCGCGCCGTCATCACCCGCCTGAATGCCGTCCTTTCCCACCGCGCCGAAACGGCCAAGGGCCGCGCAGCGCTGAAGGATACGGAAAACGATGTGATTGACGGCCCCCATCTCATCGAGCTTGCCGAGCGTGAATTGCTGGCGCCGCTCGACCGGCAGGCGCGCGCACTGATTCTCAACTCCTCCAAGCGCGTCTCCGTGGTCACCGCCGTCAGCCCCCGTGCGATCGTCGATCTCGCTTACGTGTTGTTCGAGGTGACGCGGCTGGTTCGGGCCATGGCGGAACTCTACGGCGGCCGTCCCGGCACACTCGGCATGCTCCGGCTGCTGCGCGACGTCGTCGCCCATCTGGCCGTCACGGGTTCGATCGCCGTCGGCGATGGTCTCGCCCAGCAGGTTCTCGGACACGGCCTTGCCTCGAAGCTTTCCGCCCGCCTCGGCGAAGGCGTCATCAACGGCCTTATGACGGCGCGAATCGGTATTGCGGCGATGGACCTTTGCCGCCCGCTGCCGTTTCGTGCCGTGAAGCGGCCGGGGATCGGTGATTTCATGTCCGACCTGACACCCGATTTAAGCGGCGGAAAAAGCGGCGAAAAAGCCTGA
- a CDS encoding YcjX family protein, with amino-acid sequence MPPSLTSLTDSALIALDNLADRASNLTHPTLRLGVTGLSRAGKTVFISSLVHNLLNGGRLPLFEAMRSGRVSNVRLEPQPDDAIPRFQYEDHIQALVRDRLWPDSTRAISELRITLDYQSASGWGRWFSAGKLSIDIVDYPGEWLLDLPLLSQDYRQFSDATVALAGTGIRSELAQEWLAIASSLDINAPADEMTARRLAESFAAYLKACKSDERSLSTLPPGRFLMPGDLEGSPALTFAPLPGLTDEKAPKGSLRAMMERRYDAYKSIVVKPFFREHFARLDRQIVLIDTLQAVNRGPEAVQDLERALGDVLACFRPGTNSLLSSLIGRRIDKVLIAATKADHLHHESHDRLERLTRRLVDRAITTIGMNGAGIEVMALASVRATREASVRQDGHELPVIVGTPMAGETINGETFDGNRKTAIFPGDLPEDPEPLFRSIDEDGDKATLPDVNVVRFRPPNVDEPGSGGIRLSVPHIRLDRAMQFLFGDKLA; translated from the coding sequence TTGCCGCCTTCTCTGACGTCCCTGACAGACAGTGCGCTTATCGCGCTCGATAATCTGGCCGACCGTGCGAGCAACCTCACCCATCCGACATTGCGGCTTGGCGTTACCGGGCTTTCCCGGGCGGGCAAGACGGTTTTCATTTCCTCCCTCGTCCACAATCTCCTGAATGGCGGCCGCCTTCCCTTATTCGAGGCCATGCGGTCGGGCCGCGTCTCGAATGTGCGCCTCGAGCCGCAGCCGGACGACGCCATTCCCCGCTTCCAGTACGAAGATCATATTCAGGCGCTGGTGCGCGACAGGCTGTGGCCGGATTCGACGCGGGCGATCTCGGAACTCAGGATCACGCTGGATTACCAGAGCGCCAGTGGTTGGGGCCGGTGGTTCTCGGCCGGCAAGCTGTCCATCGATATCGTCGATTATCCCGGCGAATGGCTGCTCGACCTGCCGCTTCTGTCGCAGGACTACAGACAGTTCAGCGACGCGACCGTCGCGCTCGCCGGGACAGGCATCCGTTCGGAGCTGGCGCAGGAATGGCTGGCGATTGCCTCCTCGCTCGATATCAATGCGCCTGCCGATGAGATGACGGCGAGACGGCTGGCGGAGAGTTTCGCGGCCTATCTGAAGGCCTGCAAATCAGACGAAAGATCGCTCTCCACCCTGCCGCCGGGCCGTTTCCTGATGCCCGGCGATCTGGAAGGTTCTCCGGCGCTGACATTTGCGCCCTTGCCGGGGCTGACCGATGAAAAAGCGCCGAAAGGCTCGCTGCGCGCCATGATGGAGCGGCGCTATGACGCCTACAAGTCGATTGTGGTCAAACCCTTCTTCCGCGAACATTTCGCCCGCCTCGACCGCCAGATCGTGCTGATCGACACGCTGCAGGCCGTCAACCGCGGACCGGAAGCCGTTCAGGATCTGGAACGGGCGCTGGGCGATGTGCTTGCCTGTTTCCGGCCCGGCACCAACAGCCTCCTGTCGTCGCTCATCGGCCGGCGCATCGACAAGGTGCTGATCGCCGCCACCAAGGCCGACCACCTGCATCACGAAAGCCATGACCGGCTGGAGCGGCTGACCCGTCGCCTGGTGGACCGCGCCATCACCACCATCGGCATGAACGGTGCCGGCATCGAGGTCATGGCTCTCGCTTCCGTGCGCGCCACCAGAGAGGCAAGCGTGCGTCAGGACGGCCACGAACTGCCCGTCATCGTCGGCACGCCGATGGCTGGAGAAACCATCAATGGCGAGACCTTCGACGGCAATCGCAAAACGGCGATCTTTCCCGGCGACCTGCCCGAAGACCCTGAACCGTTGTTTCGCAGCATCGACGAGGATGGCGACAAGGCGACGCTGCCGGATGTCAACGTCGTGCGCTTCCGCCCGCCGAATGTGGACGAGCCGGGCAGTGGCGGCATCCGGCTTTCCGTTCCCCATATCAGGCTCGACCGTGCCATGCAGTTCCTGTTCGGAGACAAGCTCGCATGA
- a CDS encoding SixA phosphatase family protein: MRHAKAAWAAPGERDFDRGLNEAGFAEAEIIADLAADRRYRPDVLLSSTAARCRQTTQAWQRAFNESIEIAYVDEMYNARSETYLSLIAAQTDAGSVMLVGHNPTMEATLEAMIGEDLLHAALPSGFPTAGLAVLDHDGSAANGEDRWRLVDFLSPGK, translated from the coding sequence TTGCGCCACGCCAAAGCCGCCTGGGCGGCGCCTGGGGAACGCGATTTCGACCGGGGATTGAACGAGGCAGGTTTTGCCGAGGCGGAGATCATTGCCGATCTTGCCGCCGACCGGCGCTACCGCCCCGACGTGCTCTTGTCTTCCACCGCCGCACGCTGCCGGCAGACCACACAGGCCTGGCAGCGCGCCTTCAACGAAAGCATCGAAATCGCCTATGTCGATGAGATGTATAATGCGCGCAGCGAAACCTATCTCTCCCTCATCGCAGCGCAGACGGATGCTGGTTCGGTGATGCTGGTGGGCCATAACCCCACCATGGAGGCGACACTGGAAGCGATGATCGGCGAGGATCTTTTGCATGCCGCCCTGCCCTCCGGTTTCCCGACCGCAGGGCTTGCCGTGCTCGATCACGACGGCAGTGCCGCAAATGGCGAGGATCGCTGGCGGCTGGTCGATTTTCTCTCACCGGGCAAGTAA
- the dksA gene encoding RNA polymerase-binding protein DksA, translated as MSEKIDLSKYVLSEDDEFMNASQRAYFRAKLVAWKNDILREARETLGHLAEESANHPDLADRASSETDRAIELRARDRQRKLISKIDAALQRIEDGTYGFCEETGEPIGLKRLDARPIATLSIEAQERHERREKVYRDE; from the coding sequence TTGAGTGAGAAGATCGATCTTAGCAAATATGTACTCTCGGAAGACGACGAGTTCATGAATGCCAGCCAGCGGGCCTACTTCCGCGCGAAGCTGGTCGCCTGGAAAAATGACATCCTGAGAGAAGCGCGCGAGACCCTCGGACATCTCGCCGAAGAAAGCGCCAATCATCCCGATCTCGCTGACCGGGCTTCATCCGAAACAGACCGGGCGATCGAACTTCGCGCCCGCGACCGTCAGCGCAAGCTGATTTCTAAAATCGATGCGGCTCTTCAGCGGATCGAAGACGGCACCTACGGTTTCTGCGAGGAAACGGGTGAACCTATCGGCCTCAAGCGTCTTGACGCCCGCCCGATAGCGACACTTTCCATCGAGGCGCAGGAACGTCATGAGCGTCGCGAAAAAGTTTATCGCGACGAATAA
- a CDS encoding flagellar biosynthetic protein FliO, whose protein sequence is MISMMEDFIGTYGNNLIVAVVGVGVALLVLAIALWLLRRRSGSAPFIRGGRNRQPRLQVLDATAVDARRRLVLVRRDNVEHLVMIGGPTDIVIESGIGAIPIVRDVQEPELKALPRQESEPKRAEPSSIPQERRAALPQQQPVAAPAPAPVSQEPVRAPQQRPEPIAPAPRPQQPAAATAPLPSRPPTPSQSVSPQPVSPPPVAIREPAPPARQAAPERETTRPALPPSAVVAPATAAAILPAAAASLDMAGERSEPRRAEPFVPAPVQTSIPVAPPVPAQTSQAKVEEERPTVIAPPVFAAREPVLDQSSAADFLDAARERVLPGLKSEQNAPPAPFPPKPESPAFASNDAEPKFSDELASDFESFLEAEIAKSRDADHEPAIAAAEKQQKNEPVSPPVTGASPDGDVQKEMARIFGELSVTRDR, encoded by the coding sequence ATGATCTCCATGATGGAAGATTTTATCGGCACCTATGGAAACAATCTCATCGTCGCCGTCGTCGGTGTGGGTGTGGCGCTTCTCGTTCTGGCGATCGCTTTATGGCTTCTGCGCAGGCGCAGCGGTTCGGCTCCGTTTATCCGAGGCGGACGCAACCGGCAGCCGCGCCTGCAGGTTCTCGACGCGACGGCCGTTGATGCGCGCCGTCGCCTGGTGCTGGTTCGCCGCGACAATGTCGAGCATCTGGTGATGATCGGCGGGCCGACCGATATCGTCATCGAAAGCGGTATTGGCGCAATCCCGATCGTCAGGGACGTGCAGGAGCCGGAGTTGAAGGCGCTGCCGCGTCAGGAGAGCGAACCGAAGAGAGCCGAGCCGTCGTCCATCCCCCAGGAACGCCGTGCCGCCCTGCCGCAACAGCAGCCCGTCGCAGCGCCAGCCCCGGCTCCCGTGTCACAGGAACCCGTGAGAGCGCCGCAGCAGCGGCCGGAACCCATCGCACCCGCCCCTCGCCCGCAACAACCGGCCGCAGCAACTGCGCCACTGCCGTCGCGTCCACCGACACCATCGCAATCCGTATCGCCCCAACCCGTATCACCGCCGCCCGTCGCAATCCGTGAGCCCGCTCCACCGGCAAGGCAAGCCGCACCTGAGAGAGAGACCACTCGTCCCGCACTGCCGCCCTCAGCAGTGGTTGCCCCAGCTACGGCAGCTGCCATTTTGCCGGCCGCCGCAGCATCGCTCGACATGGCCGGCGAACGCAGCGAACCGCGTCGCGCAGAGCCTTTCGTGCCCGCTCCAGTACAGACATCCATACCGGTCGCACCGCCAGTGCCTGCACAGACGAGTCAGGCAAAGGTGGAAGAAGAACGGCCCACGGTTATCGCTCCGCCGGTTTTTGCCGCGCGCGAGCCGGTGCTCGACCAATCCAGCGCCGCTGATTTTCTCGATGCGGCGCGCGAGCGGGTTCTTCCCGGCCTCAAGTCCGAGCAGAATGCACCGCCGGCCCCGTTTCCGCCGAAACCGGAAAGTCCAGCTTTTGCGTCCAACGACGCTGAGCCGAAATTTTCCGATGAGCTGGCCAGCGATTTCGAGAGTTTTCTCGAAGCGGAGATAGCCAAGAGCCGGGATGCGGATCATGAACCGGCAATTGCCGCCGCAGAAAAGCAGCAGAAAAACGAACCCGTTTCACCACCAGTCACCGGAGCGTCGCCAGATGGTGACGTGCAGAAAGAAATGGCGCGTATTTTCGGCGAGCTTTCCGTTACCCGCGACCGCTGA